One window from the genome of Ignavibacteria bacterium encodes:
- a CDS encoding 2,3,4,5-tetrahydropyridine-2,6-dicarboxylate N-succinyltransferase: MIELHKTIQELYNTELHLLQRSDVVPVFNELKTQLNSGTLRTAEKKDGHWSVHEWIKQGILLGFRVGILSEITSASPFQFFDKDNFPTKKFSFEDGVRIVMGGTTVRDGCYLAKGVVIMPPAYVNIGAYIDEGTMIDSHALVGSCAQIGKRVHISAGAQIGGVLEPIKAMPVIIEDDVFVGGNCGIFEGVIVSEGAVIASGVNLTASTPVYDVVRENILCGTKKHPLVIPRNAVVVSGGRPISGKWAEENRLVIFTPMIIKYRDEKTNNATLLEENLR, from the coding sequence TTGATTGAACTTCACAAGACAATTCAAGAACTCTATAATACAGAACTGCATTTGCTTCAACGTTCTGATGTCGTACCTGTTTTCAACGAACTCAAAACACAGTTAAATTCAGGAACACTGCGAACGGCAGAAAAAAAGGATGGGCATTGGAGTGTTCATGAGTGGATTAAACAAGGAATCCTTCTTGGATTTCGCGTTGGGATTCTTTCCGAAATTACATCCGCGTCCCCGTTTCAATTTTTTGACAAAGATAATTTTCCAACCAAAAAATTTTCTTTCGAAGATGGTGTTCGCATTGTCATGGGAGGAACAACTGTTCGTGATGGATGTTATCTTGCAAAAGGAGTTGTAATAATGCCTCCTGCATACGTGAATATCGGCGCGTATATTGATGAAGGAACAATGATTGATTCACACGCACTTGTAGGTTCGTGCGCGCAAATAGGAAAGCGCGTTCATATTTCTGCAGGAGCGCAAATTGGAGGAGTGTTAGAGCCGATTAAAGCAATGCCCGTAATCATAGAAGACGATGTTTTTGTGGGAGGGAATTGTGGAATCTTTGAAGGCGTCATCGTTTCTGAAGGAGCGGTAATTGCATCGGGTGTAAATCTTACGGCATCAACTCCGGTTTATGATGTTGTTCGGGAAAACATACTTTGCGGAACAAAAAAACATCCGTTGGTAATTCCTCGAAATGCCGTTGTCGTATCTGGCGGAAGACCCATATCAGGAAAATGGGCAGAAGAAAACAGATTGGTCATCTTCACACCGATGATTATTAAGTATCGCGACGAAAAAACAAACAATGCTACGCTGTTGGAAGAAAATCTTCGATAA
- a CDS encoding SDR family oxidoreductase, translated as MAKKILITGSNGLVGQKLAFVFSQSEQYQLLLTSKHEKSVFGNLLPYRKMNLSVKKEVHSVVNDYLPDVIINAGSYTDVDGCEKEKEQAWLANVVGVEHLISAVKSETHIIHYSSDYIFDGKAGPYDETSLPNPISYYGKTKLASENALRMSSHPFTILRTLIVYGTGINVKTNFALWVIRSLQEKKNIRVVTDQWGNPTLADDLAFAALKIVELERAGVYNIAGENILNRFQFAQTIAEQFQLNTSHIIPIVTSDLKQVAPRPLRSGFITLKAETELSLKLSGVTKGLSVLYHQLMLEKKQN; from the coding sequence ATGGCAAAAAAGATTCTCATCACGGGTAGCAATGGATTAGTAGGACAAAAACTTGCGTTTGTTTTTTCTCAAAGCGAGCAATATCAACTCTTACTTACATCCAAACACGAAAAGTCCGTATTTGGAAATTTGTTACCGTATCGGAAAATGAATTTATCCGTTAAGAAAGAAGTACATTCTGTTGTGAATGATTATTTACCGGATGTTATTATCAACGCCGGTTCTTATACAGATGTGGATGGTTGTGAAAAAGAAAAGGAACAGGCATGGCTTGCAAATGTTGTTGGTGTTGAGCATTTAATTTCTGCAGTCAAATCGGAAACGCACATCATTCATTATTCGTCGGATTATATTTTTGACGGTAAAGCGGGACCGTATGACGAAACATCGCTTCCTAATCCGATATCGTATTATGGAAAAACAAAATTAGCAAGCGAAAATGCATTGCGAATGAGTTCGCATCCATTCACGATATTAAGAACATTGATTGTGTACGGAACTGGAATAAACGTTAAAACAAATTTTGCGCTTTGGGTGATTCGTTCGTTACAAGAGAAAAAAAATATTCGTGTTGTTACTGACCAATGGGGGAATCCTACACTTGCAGATGATTTGGCGTTTGCGGCTTTAAAAATTGTTGAATTGGAGCGTGCTGGAGTGTACAATATTGCGGGAGAAAATATTTTGAATCGTTTTCAGTTTGCGCAAACTATCGCGGAGCAATTTCAACTGAATACATCTCACATTATTCCAATTGTTACAAGCGATTTGAAACAAGTTGCACCGCGTCCGTTACGTTCGGGATTTATAACATTGAAAGCCGAAACAGAATTAAGTTTAAAATTATCGGGAGTAACAAAAGGACTTTCCGTTTTATATCATCAACTAATGTTAGAAAAAAAACAAAACTGA
- the serS gene encoding serine--tRNA ligase — protein sequence MLDLKYIREHPEEVHEGIRKKGEKDFVNDILNLDKRRRELQFSVDALKNRRNIVTEEIAALKKRNEDATTLISEMGTLKSEIQQYDKEVFDIDQKLNQLLLTIPNVPHVSVPFGKAPEENVPIFTWGKLSEMDVEPKPHWEIAEKCGIIDFNRGAMVSGTGFPFYVGKGAQLQRALINFFLDEANEHGYTEIEPPIVVNEDSARGTGQIPDKEDLMYIAERDGLYLVPTAEVPVTNFHRNEIILEEKLPIKYCAYTPCFRREAGSYGKDVRGLNRLHQFDKVELVKFVIPDSSYNELEKLRSDAEILLQKLNIPYRVLLMCTGDMGFSQAKKYDLEVWSAAQKKWLEVSSVSNFESFQARRMNIRYRPMNGGKPEILHTLNGSALALPRIVAAILENYQTPEGKVIVPSVLQKYTRFSVFE from the coding sequence ATGCTTGATTTAAAATATATCCGCGAGCATCCTGAAGAAGTTCATGAAGGAATAAGAAAAAAAGGAGAAAAAGATTTTGTCAATGATATTCTGAATCTTGATAAAAGAAGAAGAGAATTGCAATTCAGCGTTGATGCACTCAAGAACAGACGCAACATTGTAACAGAAGAAATTGCCGCATTGAAGAAACGGAACGAAGATGCTACGACGTTAATTTCTGAAATGGGAACATTAAAAAGCGAGATTCAACAATATGACAAAGAAGTGTTTGACATAGACCAAAAACTCAATCAGTTGTTATTGACGATTCCCAATGTTCCTCATGTTTCCGTTCCTTTTGGTAAAGCACCTGAAGAAAATGTGCCAATATTTACTTGGGGAAAATTATCCGAGATGGATGTTGAGCCGAAACCACATTGGGAGATTGCAGAAAAATGTGGAATCATAGATTTCAATCGCGGAGCAATGGTTTCGGGAACAGGATTTCCTTTCTATGTTGGAAAAGGTGCGCAATTGCAGCGAGCGCTAATCAATTTTTTTCTTGATGAAGCGAACGAACACGGATATACGGAAATTGAACCGCCAATTGTTGTGAACGAAGATTCTGCAAGAGGAACGGGACAAATTCCCGACAAAGAGGATTTGATGTACATTGCAGAGCGAGACGGATTATATCTTGTTCCTACGGCAGAAGTACCGGTAACAAACTTTCATCGGAATGAAATTATTTTAGAAGAGAAATTGCCCATAAAATACTGCGCGTACACTCCTTGTTTTCGTCGTGAAGCAGGTTCGTATGGAAAAGATGTTCGCGGGTTAAATCGCTTGCACCAGTTTGACAAAGTGGAATTAGTAAAATTTGTAATTCCCGATTCTTCATACAACGAGTTGGAAAAATTACGAAGTGACGCAGAAATCTTACTCCAAAAACTCAATATTCCTTATCGTGTATTGCTGATGTGTACAGGAGATATGGGATTTTCTCAAGCAAAGAAGTATGACCTCGAAGTGTGGTCGGCGGCGCAAAAAAAATGGTTAGAAGTTTCTTCGGTAAGTAATTTTGAATCGTTTCAGGCGAGAAGAATGAACATTCGTTATCGTCCAATGAACGGAGGAAAACCGGAAATTCTACATACGCTTAATGGTTCCGCGCTTGCGTTGCCAAGAATAGTTGCTGCTATTTTAGAAAATTATCAAACTCCCGAAGGAAAAGTCATCGTTCCTTCGGTTCTTCAGAAGTATACCAGATTTTCTGTTTTTGAATAA
- a CDS encoding WD40 repeat domain-containing protein codes for MTETSQQTHQKKKQAAPAYTQRQAEERLAHYKEIISEMKHPNEMETVLSITKDIAESGFNVTEIHQMLAERAMVFVLKSLEEISLHFVEEFLHIVKKTIANVQTQLNQASEMAYAIARNKLEEGDVGLVRRYYQVGKLASDDKRYLEEQLETRLMELADERLNDDTVELVDNYISIAKTITIDLTPARQKMTEKALRLAERTLDQNKYDLTESYVGLAAVAGGDVTVSQEYLAKKSLALIEKEMQVPIKERNIKVAWQLIRIVSSVGGDSGEFETKLVADINGLESAKRRFQIIRALVVVAIIGGLFYGLLWWREQSKLEKIKAEKVENDKRTQIWEQRLSAATFGDILYSLSKHSEGITDVALSANEQYFVTVGNDHKTYVWRLNDGTLDSLYVNIDNPSVILTVSISSDNQYVFAGGNEIVTVTELLTGKLVRTIDAHTDFVTTSAVTNDNTYYISGSGDKSIHAWNISDGTEAKNFDGHTGMVNALSITSDNKILVSTSDDSTIRLWNISEEKEFSRLYGNDIMKSVSVSSEGNCIASGTPHGKILLWKLSDGTMLQTIDAGSASINTLSFANQGKEIIAGTDAGEISVWNVSDGKNLRRLQLHNGSITSFVVHSKNSFIISVGGNDNLIKVIKFY; via the coding sequence ATGACCGAAACGTCGCAACAAACGCATCAGAAGAAAAAACAAGCAGCGCCCGCTTATACGCAACGCCAAGCAGAAGAACGACTTGCGCATTATAAAGAAATCATTTCGGAAATGAAACATCCTAATGAAATGGAAACGGTTCTTTCCATCACGAAAGATATTGCAGAATCCGGATTTAACGTAACAGAAATTCATCAAATGCTTGCGGAACGAGCGATGGTTTTTGTTTTGAAATCGTTGGAAGAAATATCGTTGCATTTTGTAGAAGAATTTCTGCATATTGTTAAAAAAACAATAGCAAACGTTCAAACTCAACTGAACCAAGCATCAGAAATGGCGTATGCGATTGCTCGAAATAAACTTGAAGAAGGCGATGTTGGTTTAGTTCGCCGATATTATCAAGTAGGAAAATTAGCAAGCGACGATAAACGCTATTTGGAAGAACAACTTGAAACACGTTTGATGGAATTAGCGGATGAACGGTTGAACGATGATACAGTTGAGTTAGTAGATAATTACATCAGTATTGCAAAAACGATTACTATTGATTTAACTCCCGCGCGTCAAAAGATGACAGAAAAAGCACTTCGGCTTGCAGAACGCACACTTGACCAAAATAAATATGATTTAACGGAAAGTTATGTTGGTCTTGCCGCAGTTGCCGGAGGAGATGTTACTGTTTCGCAAGAATACCTCGCAAAAAAATCTCTTGCACTTATTGAGAAAGAAATGCAAGTTCCTATAAAAGAACGGAACATAAAAGTTGCATGGCAATTGATACGAATAGTTAGCAGTGTTGGTGGAGATTCCGGAGAATTCGAAACAAAATTGGTTGCAGATATCAATGGATTGGAAAGTGCGAAACGACGATTTCAAATAATTCGCGCACTTGTAGTTGTTGCAATCATTGGTGGATTGTTTTATGGCCTTTTATGGTGGCGAGAGCAAAGTAAATTAGAAAAAATAAAAGCAGAAAAAGTAGAAAACGATAAGCGGACACAGATTTGGGAACAACGCTTATCTGCTGCAACGTTTGGTGATATACTCTATTCACTTTCTAAACACTCGGAAGGTATAACCGATGTTGCTCTCTCTGCTAATGAACAGTATTTTGTAACAGTAGGTAATGACCACAAAACCTACGTTTGGAGATTGAATGACGGAACGTTGGATTCATTATATGTAAATATTGATAATCCCAGTGTCATCTTAACAGTTTCCATATCTTCTGATAACCAATATGTGTTTGCTGGTGGAAACGAAATAGTAACAGTTACTGAATTACTTACAGGAAAACTCGTGAGAACTATTGACGCTCATACAGATTTTGTTACTACATCTGCAGTTACGAATGATAATACATATTACATTTCTGGGAGTGGCGATAAAAGTATTCACGCTTGGAATATATCCGATGGAACAGAAGCAAAAAATTTCGACGGACACACGGGAATGGTAAATGCGCTTTCAATTACTTCTGATAACAAAATATTAGTTTCTACGAGCGATGATTCGACGATACGATTATGGAATATTTCTGAAGAGAAAGAATTTTCTCGATTATACGGAAACGACATTATGAAATCGGTTTCCGTTAGTTCCGAAGGAAATTGTATTGCTTCTGGAACTCCACATGGAAAAATACTTCTTTGGAAATTATCCGATGGAACAATGCTTCAGACCATAGACGCTGGAAGTGCAAGTATCAATACACTGTCATTTGCAAATCAAGGCAAAGAAATTATTGCCGGAACAGATGCGGGAGAAATTTCGGTGTGGAATGTTAGCGATGGGAAAAATCTTCGACGCTTACAACTTCATAATGGGAGTATAACATCGTTCGTTGTTCATTCAAAAAATTCTTTCATCATTTCTGTTGGCGGGAACGATAATCTCATCAAAGTGATAAAGTTCTACTAA
- a CDS encoding tetratricopeptide repeat protein encodes MKNKPVLVYGGIIVVLTVVIIVATLKEQKPIPQQISTPPQSELPLNHPPIDGMNNNAAKPSKENVARRVQQEIENLQHSVEKEPNNISLLMQLANFLFDAHQMSEAKKYYERILQLDAKNTAARLELSVCYYHEQNFQQAISLMKEILSYEPRNQDAMYNLGSLYATMKNDAEALTWWKRTVQANDTSELAKKSKENISFLENSLKK; translated from the coding sequence ATGAAAAATAAACCAGTGCTTGTTTATGGAGGCATTATAGTTGTGTTAACGGTAGTAATTATTGTTGCAACTTTGAAAGAACAAAAACCGATACCGCAACAAATTTCAACTCCGCCGCAAAGCGAACTTCCTTTGAACCATCCGCCAATAGACGGAATGAACAACAATGCTGCGAAACCATCGAAGGAAAACGTCGCGCGGCGTGTGCAACAGGAAATTGAGAACTTACAACACTCAGTTGAAAAAGAACCAAACAATATTTCACTGTTGATGCAACTTGCAAATTTTCTCTTCGATGCGCATCAAATGTCGGAGGCAAAAAAATATTACGAACGTATTTTACAACTCGATGCGAAAAATACGGCGGCACGATTGGAATTATCGGTTTGTTATTATCACGAACAGAATTTTCAACAAGCAATTTCTTTGATGAAAGAAATATTGTCGTATGAACCGAGAAATCAAGATGCTATGTACAATCTCGGTTCGCTTTATGCTACAATGAAAAATGATGCGGAAGCATTAACTTGGTGGAAGCGCACGGTACAAGCAAATGATACATCTGAACTTGCAAAAAAATCGAAAGAGAATATTTCGTTTCTCGAAAATTCTTTAAAAAAATGA
- a CDS encoding cytochrome C produces the protein MKRLFYGGIAVLLFCAHAYPQISPGKLSSAHESLEGINNCTQCHNLGKEISGEKCLQCHKEIQQRINAQHGFHFKKKNEDCIVCHKDHRGKEVSLLRWDKKNFLHDETGYGLEGRHRTLKCEQCHTKSNIRDEDILKKSNAFISKTFLGLHRECLSCHEDEHRGQLNTNCLQCHSYEQWKPAEKFSHNEARFLLKGKHANVRCQKCHTAEINGNLVRLKTFKPLQFQQCHFCHNDVHGGKLGASCNSCHSEDGWKIIAEGKFNHSNTRFPLLGKHQNVVCGKCHKEKRGEKKFSDRTFALCSDCHSDYHRGDFKERADKGKCEGCHTIEGFSPSTFSVVLHNETTFKLTGAHEKIQCNQCHKKENSGSKEEYIRFRWKELRCQSCHTDIHSGQFATRMKDKGCLECHLTTNWKSLLFSHDSTVFPLVGLHQAVSCKECHKIVTLQSNFNYIQFTGTQKQCNECHTDVHFGQFKRIENNQTKCEQCHSARGWSFLQFEHNTQSQFRLDGKHAQLFCEDCHKKTTQDGNTFTRYKPLSPLCESCHAKR, from the coding sequence ATGAAGCGACTATTCTATGGTGGAATAGCAGTACTCTTATTTTGCGCGCACGCATATCCGCAAATTTCTCCCGGAAAACTTTCCAGCGCGCACGAATCGCTTGAAGGAATAAACAACTGCACGCAATGTCATAATTTAGGGAAAGAAATTTCCGGTGAAAAATGCTTGCAGTGCCATAAAGAAATACAACAACGAATCAATGCGCAGCACGGTTTTCATTTCAAAAAAAAAAATGAAGACTGCATTGTTTGTCACAAAGACCATCGCGGGAAAGAAGTTTCGTTGCTTCGATGGGACAAAAAGAATTTTTTACACGACGAAACCGGATATGGTTTGGAAGGTAGACATCGCACGCTTAAGTGTGAACAATGTCATACGAAGAGCAATATTCGCGATGAAGATATTCTGAAAAAAAGCAATGCGTTTATTTCAAAAACGTTTTTGGGTTTGCATCGAGAATGTTTATCGTGTCACGAAGATGAACATCGCGGGCAATTGAATACCAATTGTTTGCAGTGTCATTCGTATGAGCAATGGAAACCTGCGGAGAAATTTTCTCATAACGAAGCGCGGTTTTTATTAAAGGGAAAACATGCAAATGTTCGTTGTCAAAAATGTCATACTGCAGAAATAAACGGAAATTTGGTACGATTGAAAACGTTTAAACCATTACAATTTCAGCAATGTCATTTCTGTCATAATGATGTTCACGGCGGGAAATTAGGCGCAAGTTGTAATTCTTGTCATTCTGAAGATGGATGGAAAATTATTGCGGAAGGAAAATTTAATCATTCTAATACGCGGTTCCCGCTTTTAGGAAAACATCAAAATGTTGTTTGCGGCAAATGCCACAAAGAAAAGAGGGGAGAAAAAAAATTTTCTGATAGAACATTCGCTTTGTGCAGTGATTGTCATTCCGATTATCATCGCGGAGATTTTAAAGAGAGAGCAGATAAGGGCAAATGTGAAGGTTGTCATACGATTGAAGGATTTTCTCCATCTACGTTTTCAGTAGTTTTGCATAATGAAACAACGTTCAAACTAACAGGAGCGCACGAAAAAATACAATGCAATCAGTGTCATAAAAAAGAAAATTCCGGATCGAAAGAAGAGTATATACGTTTTCGTTGGAAAGAATTACGTTGTCAAAGTTGTCATACTGATATACATAGTGGACAATTTGCAACGCGAATGAAAGACAAAGGGTGTTTGGAATGTCATTTGACAACAAATTGGAAGTCGTTATTGTTTTCTCACGATTCAACTGTATTTCCGCTTGTTGGATTACATCAGGCAGTTTCTTGTAAAGAATGTCATAAAATTGTAACTTTGCAAAGCAATTTCAACTACATTCAGTTTACGGGAACACAGAAGCAATGTAATGAATGCCATACGGATGTTCATTTCGGGCAATTCAAACGTATAGAGAATAATCAAACAAAGTGTGAACAATGCCATTCTGCTCGAGGTTGGAGTTTTCTACAATTTGAACATAACACACAGTCACAATTTCGACTCGATGGAAAACACGCACAACTATTTTGTGAAGATTGTCATAAGAAAACGACGCAAGATGGAAATACATTCACGCGGTACAAACCGTTATCACCTCTTTGCGAATCATGTCATGCAAAAAGATAA
- a CDS encoding 4Fe-4S dicluster domain-containing protein: METLITLSISVLIIAPVIFFYLRYKKKKNKKFKHHLQRAIDSGLNEVATLHPLINQSLCIGCGTCVASCPENDVLGIVNGKATVIYGARCVGHGLCAQNCPVGGIELVLGNATTSVEVPHIKDNYETNVQGMYIVGELGGVGLIRNAINQGREVIEYISTQKRLQQNILDVVIVGAGPSGLSASLSALKNNLQFVTLEQEADFGGSILHYPRNKLVLTSPVEIPLYGKLNLSEITKENLLQIWNDIIEKTKLKLHFNEKATEIIKSNDVFFVRTSQSEYQTKNVVLALGRRGTPRKLGIPGEQHSKVMYRLIEAESFQQSHILVVGGGDSAIEAAVGLAQQLGNTVTISYRKDTLTRLKARNQANIQKYISEKKISLLFNSSVREIHEKCIDIDVAGTIRTLPNDYVFVFAGGELPFEFLKKIGIEIDLHRGESK; this comes from the coding sequence ATGGAAACACTAATCACGCTGAGTATTTCCGTTCTCATCATCGCTCCCGTAATTTTTTTTTATCTTCGTTACAAAAAGAAAAAAAACAAAAAATTTAAACATCATTTACAACGGGCGATTGACAGTGGATTGAATGAAGTTGCAACACTTCATCCTTTGATCAATCAATCGCTGTGCATTGGTTGCGGAACGTGTGTTGCATCGTGTCCTGAAAATGATGTGTTAGGAATTGTCAACGGAAAAGCCACGGTAATTTACGGCGCAAGATGTGTTGGTCACGGATTGTGCGCTCAAAATTGTCCCGTTGGCGGAATCGAATTGGTTCTTGGAAATGCAACAACAAGCGTTGAAGTTCCTCACATCAAAGACAACTATGAAACAAACGTGCAGGGAATGTATATCGTTGGAGAATTGGGAGGCGTTGGTTTGATTCGCAATGCAATCAATCAAGGAAGAGAGGTTATTGAGTACATTTCAACGCAAAAACGTTTGCAACAAAATATTCTCGATGTCGTCATTGTTGGTGCAGGACCTTCGGGATTGAGTGCGTCGCTTTCGGCGTTAAAAAATAATTTACAATTTGTAACTCTTGAACAAGAAGCGGATTTTGGCGGCTCTATTCTTCATTATCCGAGGAATAAATTAGTGCTGACTTCACCGGTGGAAATCCCTTTGTACGGAAAACTGAATCTTTCTGAAATTACAAAAGAAAATTTGCTGCAAATCTGGAATGACATTATTGAAAAAACAAAACTCAAACTTCATTTCAATGAAAAAGCAACGGAGATAATAAAATCGAACGATGTTTTTTTTGTTCGTACTTCACAAAGCGAGTATCAGACGAAAAATGTTGTGCTTGCATTAGGAAGAAGAGGAACTCCGCGAAAACTTGGCATACCCGGCGAACAGCATTCCAAAGTAATGTACCGCCTGATTGAAGCGGAATCGTTTCAGCAATCGCATATTCTCGTTGTCGGCGGCGGAGATAGTGCAATTGAAGCCGCTGTTGGATTGGCACAACAATTGGGAAATACCGTAACGATTTCATACCGCAAAGATACGTTGACACGTTTGAAAGCGCGCAATCAGGCGAACATTCAGAAATATATTTCCGAAAAAAAAATTTCTCTTCTTTTCAATTCGTCTGTTCGGGAAATACACGAAAAATGTATTGATATAGATGTAGCGGGAACAATACGTACGTTGCCTAATGATTATGTGTTTGTATTTGCAGGAGGAGAATTGCCGTTTGAGTTCTTAAAAAAAATTGGTATTGAAATTGATTTACATAGAGGAGAATCAAAATAA